The Desulfomicrobium escambiense DSM 10707 genome includes a region encoding these proteins:
- a CDS encoding CAAX prenyl protease-related protein — protein sequence MSEKAWPRILPFALFMAFIGLDEGLHFLNERGWIDIYAADFFLLYPLRPMSALLALLLLRRAYTELDWTELGRPAQTLGSIGLGLAVFALWINMDWAPQALGQPAGFDPTTFPDDGTRLSMIAARIAGAVVVVPIMEELFWRSFLLRYIITPHFSKIPVGTFTWTSFLACAGLFGLAHHFIVAGIMAGMAYSWLLYRTKSIAQCVLAHAVTNLALAVYVLEREEWRLW from the coding sequence ATGAGCGAAAAAGCCTGGCCCCGTATTCTGCCCTTCGCACTGTTCATGGCCTTCATCGGCCTCGACGAGGGACTACATTTCCTTAACGAACGGGGCTGGATCGACATCTACGCCGCCGACTTCTTTCTTCTCTACCCATTGCGTCCCATGTCCGCGCTGCTCGCGCTTCTTCTGCTGCGCCGGGCGTACACGGAACTGGACTGGACCGAACTGGGCAGACCCGCGCAAACCTTGGGCAGCATCGGCCTGGGGCTCGCGGTCTTCGCACTCTGGATCAACATGGACTGGGCTCCGCAGGCGCTGGGGCAGCCGGCTGGATTCGACCCGACAACCTTCCCCGACGACGGCACGAGGCTGTCCATGATCGCGGCCAGGATCGCGGGGGCCGTCGTCGTGGTGCCGATCATGGAGGAGCTGTTCTGGCGCTCCTTCCTGCTTCGCTACATCATCACCCCGCATTTCTCGAAAATTCCGGTCGGCACGTTCACCTGGACCTCCTTCCTGGCCTGCGCCGGGCTCTTCGGCCTGGCCCACCATTTCATCGTCGCCGGCATCATGGCGGGCATGGCCTATTCCTGGCTGCTCTACAGGACAAAAAGCATCGCGCAATGCGTGCTGGCCCATG